Proteins co-encoded in one Coriobacterium glomerans PW2 genomic window:
- the pstB gene encoding phosphate ABC transporter ATP-binding protein PstB: MSTYQSAPDASMAAIAIRDFEFWYSEFHALTEVNMNIAKDSITAFIGPSGCGKSTFLRCVNRMNDLIEGTHVEGRMELDGSDIYAEGVDPVDLRRRVGMIFQQPNPFPKSIYENVAFGPRLQGVTKKSDLDDIVEESLKRANLWKEVSSQLGKDGLALSGGQQQRLCIARVLAVQPDVLLMDEPCSAIDPTSVQKVEDLMAELAPQMTIVIVTHNMQQAARISDYTAFFLQEVAGEPATLIEYGQTDSIFTSPMDQRTEDYITGRFG, from the coding sequence GTGTCTACCTATCAATCCGCACCCGATGCAAGCATGGCCGCAATCGCCATACGGGACTTCGAGTTCTGGTACAGCGAGTTCCATGCGCTCACCGAGGTGAATATGAACATCGCAAAGGACAGCATCACAGCGTTCATCGGGCCATCGGGTTGCGGGAAGTCGACGTTTCTGAGGTGCGTGAACCGCATGAACGATCTCATCGAGGGCACGCACGTCGAGGGCCGCATGGAGCTCGATGGATCGGACATCTACGCCGAGGGCGTTGACCCGGTCGATCTCAGACGCCGTGTCGGCATGATCTTCCAGCAACCGAACCCCTTTCCGAAATCCATCTACGAGAATGTCGCCTTTGGACCTCGTCTGCAGGGTGTGACCAAGAAGAGCGATCTCGATGACATCGTCGAGGAGTCGCTCAAGCGCGCGAACCTCTGGAAGGAGGTGTCCAGCCAACTGGGCAAGGACGGCCTCGCCCTGTCGGGGGGTCAGCAGCAGCGGCTGTGCATCGCTCGCGTCCTGGCTGTTCAGCCGGACGTCCTGCTCATGGACGAGCCCTGCTCCGCGATAGATCCGACGTCGGTGCAAAAAGTCGAGGATCTCATGGCGGAGCTGGCACCTCAGATGACGATCGTCATCGTGACGCATAACATGCAGCAGGCTGCGCGCATCTCGGATTACACAGCGTTCTTTTTGCAAGAGGTCGCCGGAGAGCCCGCTACGCTCATCGAGTACGGTCAGACCGATTCGATCTTCACGAGTCCGATGGACCAGCGAACAGAAGACTACATCACAGGTCGCTTCGGCTGA
- a CDS encoding phosphate signaling complex PhoU family protein gives MRKLFSSQLIEARHEMLSIFESLDLTLHDAIKAFVTDDKKLAGKAKKRTLQADARCANLEAVCYNLIATQSPVASDFRLLQTIIYMNFNLERISDHVRSIARGAKRKAKAEVALPAELVELVEKEAKLVYRVMGTTATALVDNDLVLMRSLTDQDEPVRAVYEEFFRVYNHLLTAEEPDEGAFDDLRRTIMTSRYLERISFISVELASRLTFLLTGQRWSTADVVEADVEELESMRIPSGEGVILEPTADARYVAGIPAEEMGESLRELIENASDEDSDESDED, from the coding sequence ATGCGCAAGTTATTCTCAAGCCAGCTCATCGAGGCTCGACACGAGATGCTGTCTATTTTCGAGTCGCTGGATCTGACGCTGCACGATGCGATCAAGGCATTCGTGACCGATGACAAGAAGCTCGCCGGCAAGGCGAAAAAACGCACGCTCCAAGCGGATGCGCGCTGCGCCAACTTGGAGGCGGTCTGCTACAATCTCATCGCCACGCAGTCTCCGGTCGCATCTGATTTTCGGCTTCTTCAGACGATCATCTACATGAATTTCAACCTCGAGCGGATCTCCGACCACGTGCGCTCTATCGCGCGAGGCGCCAAGCGGAAGGCCAAGGCCGAGGTCGCTTTGCCCGCCGAACTCGTCGAGCTCGTGGAGAAGGAAGCCAAGCTCGTCTATCGTGTCATGGGTACCACGGCGACCGCTCTCGTCGACAATGATCTCGTTCTCATGCGCTCCCTCACCGATCAGGACGAGCCGGTTCGTGCCGTGTACGAGGAGTTCTTTCGCGTGTACAATCATCTGCTCACCGCAGAGGAGCCTGATGAGGGCGCTTTTGATGATCTGCGCCGCACGATCATGACATCGCGCTATCTGGAGCGAATCTCGTTCATCTCCGTCGAACTCGCAAGTCGACTGACCTTTCTTCTGACGGGGCAGCGATGGAGCACGGCTGATGTCGTCGAGGCAGATGTGGAAGAGCTCGAGAGCATGCGCATCCCGTCGGGCGAGGGCGTGATTCTCGAACCGACTGCGGATGCGCGCTACGTGGCCGGCATACCGGCCGAGGAGATGGGGGAGAGCCTCAGAGAACTGATCGAGAACGCATCGGATGAGGACTCTGACGAGAGCGACGAGGACTGA
- a CDS encoding YggS family pyridoxal phosphate-dependent enzyme yields MDEYEDALRERRYAILSRMDRALQRSGRPRKAAQLMAVSKTVDPVKVEAAIRVGYRVFGENRPQELVRKMNALAPRQELPQVRFDMIGNLQKNKINAVLGRAAYIQSISSESIARAVSVRVEREIAARHMIEPQPVLLEVNVSGETSKAGFAPEELRASMDRLRSLCGIRIAGMMTMAPRAQPTLARATFRGLRELRDELVKAYDGLDLSVLSCGMSEDFEIALEEGATLIRLGRVVFDPSFELE; encoded by the coding sequence ATGGACGAATACGAGGATGCCTTGCGTGAAAGGCGATACGCGATCCTCAGTCGGATGGATCGGGCGCTGCAGCGCAGCGGCCGGCCTCGCAAAGCGGCGCAGCTCATGGCGGTATCCAAGACCGTTGATCCTGTGAAGGTGGAGGCCGCGATCCGCGTGGGCTACCGCGTATTCGGGGAGAATCGCCCACAGGAGCTGGTTCGCAAGATGAATGCCTTGGCGCCACGGCAGGAGCTTCCACAGGTTCGCTTCGACATGATCGGCAATTTGCAGAAGAACAAGATCAACGCCGTCCTGGGACGTGCGGCGTATATCCAGTCGATCAGCTCGGAGTCGATCGCGCGCGCGGTTTCGGTGCGTGTCGAGCGTGAGATCGCAGCGCGGCACATGATCGAGCCGCAACCGGTGCTGCTTGAAGTGAATGTGTCCGGAGAAACCTCAAAGGCAGGATTTGCTCCCGAGGAGCTGCGTGCATCCATGGATAGACTCCGCTCACTTTGTGGAATTCGCATCGCGGGCATGATGACGATGGCACCGCGCGCTCAGCCCACGCTGGCCCGAGCGACGTTTCGAGGACTGCGGGAGCTTCGCGATGAGCTGGTAAAAGCCTATGACGGACTGGATCTCTCCGTGCTTTCATGTGGCATGAGCGAGGACTTCGAGATAGCTCTCGAAGAGGGCGCGACGCTGATTCGGCTGGGACGTGTGGTGTTCGATCCGTCCTTTGAGCTAGAATGA
- a CDS encoding cell division protein SepF codes for MGFLDEIKRKLPFGQRTDGYEQANGYDDDYYDGQSEPYDDSGYKEDSADFASDAAADFVPSYSEDGSRGVLGQTRRGEAESVAVYTRSGQLIGDAERHATTFNPPSRSQESFRPGAYDTPSSYAESSHGRSARGSSASPATTSQHASSIMNSVPQLPAYVLKPESYDDVETVVRRVRTKQPVALVFAGVRTEVAKRVLDFSYGFACGFGASVKEVGDRVFVVLPAGCEVKNSDITKLRTDGYLK; via the coding sequence GTGGGTTTTCTAGACGAGATAAAGAGGAAGCTTCCTTTCGGTCAGCGAACCGATGGCTATGAGCAGGCAAACGGCTATGATGACGATTATTACGATGGTCAATCAGAGCCCTATGACGATAGCGGGTACAAGGAGGATTCAGCTGATTTCGCATCCGATGCCGCTGCTGACTTCGTTCCCTCTTATTCGGAAGATGGATCGCGTGGCGTGCTCGGTCAAACCCGTCGAGGGGAGGCGGAGTCGGTTGCGGTCTACACTCGGTCAGGTCAGCTGATCGGCGACGCTGAGAGGCACGCGACGACATTCAACCCTCCTTCTCGGTCGCAGGAGTCATTCAGGCCGGGGGCCTATGACACACCGTCGAGCTATGCGGAGTCGTCCCATGGCCGCTCAGCTCGCGGGTCCTCCGCTTCGCCCGCAACGACATCGCAGCATGCAAGCTCCATCATGAATTCTGTTCCCCAGCTGCCGGCGTATGTCCTCAAGCCGGAGAGCTACGATGATGTGGAGACCGTTGTGCGTCGCGTGCGCACCAAGCAGCCGGTCGCGCTTGTTTTCGCCGGTGTGCGTACCGAGGTTGCCAAACGGGTGCTCGATTTCAGTTATGGTTTCGCCTGCGGCTTTGGAGCGTCGGTCAAAGAGGTCGGAGATCGCGTCTTCGTGGTGCTCCCGGCTGGCTGCGAGGTCAAGAACTCCGATATCACCAAACTCCGCACCGACGGTTATCTGAAATAG
- a CDS encoding YggT family protein — protein MSLYTFLILVNSALSWVPLGRLGMMSGIAAAINAICEPFVGLFRRIIPTFGGIDFSPFVAILALMALRRILTAILLPTVY, from the coding sequence ATTTCGTTATACACGTTTCTCATTTTGGTGAACTCGGCTCTCAGTTGGGTTCCTTTGGGACGCTTGGGCATGATGAGCGGTATCGCAGCGGCCATCAACGCGATTTGCGAACCCTTTGTCGGCTTGTTTCGGAGAATCATCCCAACGTTCGGAGGAATAGATTTCTCTCCATTTGTTGCGATTCTTGCATTAATGGCTCTTCGTAGGATTCTAACGGCTATACTACTACCCACCGTGTATTGA
- a CDS encoding DivIVA domain-containing protein, whose product MAITPADIQAQTFPEAKRGYDPAAVDVFLEQLANEVDAMLSKIVDLKGRLTTTEQQLSEARSQVTQSSQSPVSVPVEQSATERQISAALIAAQRSADMIVGEAQENAERIRAEADTKAREVIRQALTEKQNELEEIDRLKTSREEFRGEYIKLVQHFMDEAQNTFPADLLTVSPVGSGSSHVSQMPAALESSTSAAPTAADPFAPLDNFGADDLD is encoded by the coding sequence ATGGCTATCACACCTGCCGACATTCAGGCGCAAACCTTTCCAGAGGCAAAGCGCGGTTACGATCCGGCTGCGGTCGATGTCTTTCTTGAGCAACTCGCAAACGAGGTCGATGCGATGCTCTCGAAAATCGTGGACCTGAAAGGCAGGCTTACCACCACCGAGCAGCAGCTGAGCGAGGCGAGATCGCAGGTCACCCAGAGTTCTCAGTCACCGGTTTCGGTACCGGTCGAGCAAAGCGCCACCGAGCGACAGATCTCCGCTGCCCTCATCGCCGCGCAGCGCTCCGCGGACATGATCGTGGGCGAGGCGCAGGAGAACGCTGAGCGCATTCGAGCCGAGGCGGATACGAAGGCCCGCGAGGTCATTCGCCAGGCGCTGACGGAAAAGCAGAACGAGCTCGAGGAGATCGACCGCCTCAAGACATCGCGTGAGGAGTTCAGAGGTGAGTACATCAAGCTCGTTCAGCATTTTATGGATGAGGCTCAGAACACCTTTCCGGCGGATCTGCTGACGGTTTCTCCCGTCGGCTCTGGATCGTCGCATGTATCGCAGATGCCCGCGGCTCTTGAGTCTTCCACCTCGGCCGCGCCAACCGCTGCGGATCCCTTCGCCCCGCTTGACAACTTCGGTGCCGACGACTTGGATTAA
- the treR gene encoding trehalose operon repressor → MKMRYDAIYRDILHNIEDGTYPYQTLLPSENKLIDVYGCSHNTLRRALAMLAAKGCVQPIQGKGVLVIHRQPAKAAFIVGGIETFKETAARNHLLATTEVVTFEQLEVDQSLADLTGFTMGSQLIHIERVRRLNGMRLIFDNNYFLASAVSGLTPSIAENSVYEYIEHVLHMSIATSRRMITVERCTRRDQELLSIEGFDFLAVVSGWTYSGKGELFEYTQSRHRPDYFCFNDTATRDVANLESPSGKRARDMLSS, encoded by the coding sequence ATGAAGATGAGATATGACGCGATATATCGCGATATTCTGCATAATATAGAGGATGGCACCTACCCTTATCAGACACTCCTGCCTTCGGAGAACAAGCTGATCGACGTCTACGGCTGTTCTCACAACACGTTGCGTCGAGCACTGGCGATGCTGGCGGCCAAAGGCTGCGTCCAGCCGATCCAAGGTAAAGGCGTGCTGGTCATCCACCGTCAGCCGGCCAAGGCGGCATTCATCGTGGGCGGTATCGAGACGTTCAAGGAGACGGCAGCGCGCAACCATCTTCTGGCAACCACGGAAGTTGTAACATTCGAGCAGCTCGAGGTCGACCAATCTCTTGCAGATCTGACCGGTTTCACTATGGGCTCGCAGCTCATCCATATCGAGCGGGTAAGACGGTTGAACGGCATGCGCCTCATCTTTGATAACAACTATTTTCTGGCGTCTGCGGTTTCGGGATTAACGCCAAGTATTGCCGAGAACTCGGTCTATGAGTACATCGAGCACGTACTTCACATGTCCATCGCAACAAGCAGGCGAATGATCACCGTGGAGCGGTGTACGCGACGTGATCAGGAACTGCTGTCCATCGAGGGCTTCGATTTTCTCGCCGTGGTCAGCGGATGGACGTACAGCGGCAAAGGGGAGCTATTCGAGTACACGCAATCTCGTCACCGACCCGACTACTTCTGTTTCAACGACACGGCAACACGTGACGTCGCAAACCTCGAATCTCCCAGTGGAAAACGAGCGAGAGACATGCTTTCAAGCTGA
- the treP gene encoding PTS system trehalose-specific EIIBC component: protein MGRFKQDVIDLLELVGGAENISAISHCVTRMRFVLRDPGLADVEKIEMLRSVKGTFTQAGQFQVIIGNEVDDFYNEFISASGLEGVSKEETKKAAVKNQNVLQHVMTSIAEIFAPLIPAIIVGGLILGFRNCIDSLLLFENGTKTLVQISQFWAGADSFLWLIGEAVFQTGIPVGICWSVSKKMGTTQMLGIVLGLTLTSGQLLNAYSVAGTPADQIPMWNFGIAQVRMIGYQAQVIPAILAALTLGYLERFFRKIFPAAISMIAVPICSLIFAVMAAHFVLGPIGWTLGSAISSVVYAGITGPARVVFGAIFGFFYAPLVITGLHHMSNAIDLQLIADYGGTMLWPMIALSNIAQGSAVLGMAALQRRNARAQETNIPSIISCYLGVTEPAMFGVNLKYVFPFICAMVGSGVAGVVCTATNTTANAIGVGGLPGILSIKPLSMGSFAICMLISVIVPFVLTLVLGSHRGIGTDTEKTASGPDLSDAVAQMR from the coding sequence ATGGGAAGATTCAAACAAGATGTCATCGATCTGCTCGAACTTGTCGGAGGAGCGGAGAACATCAGCGCAATATCGCATTGCGTCACGCGTATGCGGTTTGTTCTCCGCGATCCCGGTTTGGCGGATGTTGAAAAAATCGAGATGCTCCGATCGGTGAAGGGAACGTTTACGCAGGCGGGACAATTTCAGGTTATCATCGGAAACGAGGTTGATGATTTCTACAATGAGTTCATCTCCGCCTCGGGACTAGAAGGGGTCTCGAAGGAGGAGACGAAAAAGGCAGCGGTCAAGAACCAAAATGTGCTCCAGCACGTCATGACCTCGATCGCCGAGATATTCGCTCCGCTCATTCCCGCAATTATCGTCGGCGGGCTGATTCTCGGGTTTCGCAACTGCATCGATAGCCTGCTCCTGTTCGAGAACGGTACCAAGACTCTCGTGCAAATAAGTCAGTTCTGGGCGGGCGCAGACAGCTTTTTGTGGCTTATCGGCGAAGCGGTGTTTCAGACCGGCATCCCGGTTGGGATCTGCTGGTCGGTGAGCAAGAAGATGGGTACGACCCAGATGCTTGGCATCGTGCTCGGCTTGACGCTCACCTCCGGGCAGCTCCTGAATGCATATAGCGTTGCGGGCACCCCGGCCGACCAGATTCCGATGTGGAACTTCGGAATTGCTCAGGTCAGGATGATCGGATATCAGGCTCAGGTCATTCCCGCAATACTGGCTGCGCTCACCCTCGGGTATCTTGAACGGTTTTTTCGTAAGATATTCCCCGCTGCCATCTCCATGATCGCCGTGCCCATCTGCAGTCTGATTTTTGCGGTCATGGCTGCGCATTTTGTGCTCGGACCGATCGGTTGGACGCTGGGAAGCGCTATCTCTTCTGTCGTGTACGCCGGCATCACCGGTCCGGCTCGAGTCGTCTTCGGCGCGATCTTTGGTTTCTTCTATGCTCCCCTGGTCATCACAGGGTTGCATCACATGTCGAATGCAATCGATCTGCAGCTCATCGCCGACTACGGTGGGACCATGCTCTGGCCGATGATCGCGCTGTCGAACATCGCACAGGGATCAGCGGTTCTCGGCATGGCCGCTCTGCAGCGCAGGAACGCTCGGGCACAGGAGACGAACATCCCCTCGATCATCTCCTGTTATCTTGGTGTCACCGAGCCTGCGATGTTTGGTGTGAACCTCAAATACGTGTTTCCCTTCATATGCGCGATGGTGGGCTCTGGGGTTGCCGGAGTTGTCTGCACCGCGACCAATACCACCGCCAATGCAATAGGCGTCGGCGGGCTTCCGGGCATTCTGTCCATCAAACCGCTGTCCATGGGTTCATTTGCGATATGCATGCTCATCTCGGTGATCGTCCCATTTGTGCTCACGCTTGTGTTGGGTTCTCATCGCGGGATCGGAACAGATACAGAGAAAACAGCTTCGGGACCGGATCTCTCAGACGCGGTCGCGCAGATGAGATGA
- a CDS encoding alpha,alpha-phosphotrehalase, with protein sequence MAEGVKDCVCCSNDACRFGDSTVYQIYVKSFKDSNGDGIGDLAGIIEKLDYLAELGIDYLWLTPFFASPLHDNGYDVSDYKAVNPLFGSMDDFDRLVEGASARGMKIMLDMVFNHTSSEHTWFQRALAGDARYQDYYIFREGVRDEPPTNWKSKFGGSAWEYVSALGRWYLHLFDVTQPDLNWDNPAVRAQLADVVRYWRRKGVSGFRFDVVNLISKPRVFIDDLKGDGRSLYTDGPRIHEYLKELVATAGIGSMITVGEMSSTSLADCMRYTDPTRHELSMIFSFHHLKVDYKDGDKWSLMRPDILRFRELIRTWQLGLQSCGGWNALFLGNHDQPRPVSRFGDDKTYWDVSAKMLAIFMHLMRGTPYVYQGEEIGMGNPGFSSIEQYRDVESLNYYRILRHRGKSEQEALAVLAQRSRDNSRTPMQWQARTQAGFTDGTPWIETSRDAARANVANEIVDPNSIWSLYRHLIELRKQMPLIARGSIAFLEVISPKVIAYVRELDSKRLVVLSSFSNAVEAAVPAGEIAGMRLLASSYPTDPETDDGIVVLRPWEGAALIR encoded by the coding sequence ATGGCGGAGGGGGTAAAGGATTGCGTTTGCTGCTCGAACGATGCGTGTCGATTCGGCGACAGCACCGTTTACCAGATTTACGTGAAATCGTTCAAAGACTCGAATGGTGACGGGATAGGCGATCTGGCTGGGATTATCGAGAAGCTCGATTACCTCGCCGAACTCGGTATCGATTACCTTTGGCTAACGCCCTTCTTCGCGTCTCCTCTTCACGACAACGGTTACGATGTGTCTGATTACAAAGCGGTGAACCCGCTGTTCGGCAGCATGGATGATTTCGACCGGCTTGTGGAGGGAGCATCCGCTCGCGGTATGAAGATCATGCTCGACATGGTTTTCAACCATACATCTTCAGAGCATACCTGGTTTCAGCGCGCACTGGCAGGGGATGCGCGTTATCAGGATTACTATATCTTTCGTGAAGGGGTCCGAGATGAGCCTCCCACCAACTGGAAGTCAAAGTTCGGCGGATCCGCTTGGGAATACGTATCGGCACTGGGCAGGTGGTATCTGCATCTCTTCGATGTGACCCAGCCTGATCTCAACTGGGACAATCCTGCGGTTCGGGCTCAGCTGGCAGATGTTGTCAGATACTGGAGGCGCAAAGGGGTATCGGGCTTCCGCTTTGATGTCGTGAATCTCATATCAAAGCCTAGAGTCTTCATAGATGACCTGAAGGGAGACGGCCGTTCTCTTTATACCGATGGACCAAGGATCCATGAGTATTTGAAGGAGCTCGTAGCCACTGCCGGCATCGGCTCGATGATAACAGTCGGAGAGATGTCTTCGACGTCTCTTGCAGACTGCATGCGCTATACAGATCCCACTCGGCATGAGCTGTCGATGATCTTCAGTTTCCATCATCTCAAGGTAGACTACAAAGATGGTGACAAGTGGTCCCTCATGAGACCGGATATCTTGAGATTTCGCGAGCTGATTCGAACGTGGCAGCTAGGACTGCAATCTTGCGGGGGCTGGAATGCTCTGTTTCTGGGGAACCACGATCAACCAAGACCGGTATCGCGATTCGGAGACGACAAGACGTACTGGGATGTTTCGGCAAAGATGCTGGCGATCTTCATGCATCTCATGAGGGGCACCCCCTATGTGTATCAGGGTGAGGAGATCGGCATGGGGAATCCGGGCTTCTCCTCGATCGAGCAGTACCGCGACGTCGAGAGCCTGAACTACTATCGAATTCTTCGACATCGAGGTAAAAGCGAGCAGGAGGCGCTCGCCGTGCTCGCTCAGCGCTCGAGAGATAACTCGAGGACGCCGATGCAGTGGCAGGCCCGAACTCAGGCGGGTTTCACGGATGGCACCCCTTGGATCGAGACGTCTCGAGACGCTGCGAGAGCGAATGTAGCCAATGAGATCGTTGATCCGAACTCCATCTGGTCACTGTATCGTCATCTCATCGAGCTTCGCAAGCAGATGCCGCTGATCGCGCGAGGATCAATCGCCTTTCTGGAGGTTATCTCTCCGAAGGTCATAGCCTATGTGCGCGAGCTGGATTCAAAGCGGTTGGTGGTGCTCAGCTCGTTTTCCAATGCCGTTGAGGCGGCGGTGCCGGCAGGGGAGATCGCCGGCATGAGGTTGCTCGCGAGCAGCTACCCCACTGATCCTGAAACAGATGACGGCATTGTCGTGCTTCGCCCCTGGGAGGGCGCGGCACTCATCCGATGA
- a CDS encoding LexA family protein — translation MAAYKISEARHAKGWSQAELAKRIGTTQQQIARYESGDNDVKSSVLIKLSSALGVTISYLLGLENTVAAQPAPSFPIPVFGNIAAGTPREALLQSDIVHDTEESLYRAHKSSFWLITSGNSMNKLFPDGSLVLIDPALPVQNGDVGVVFVNGEDATLKRIFFDDDAIRLHPESYDPDYRDYVIRQDDPDAPEIRVIGKVVSYTAPADWRA, via the coding sequence GTGGCAGCTTATAAAATCAGCGAGGCTAGACACGCAAAGGGATGGAGCCAGGCTGAGCTGGCAAAACGAATCGGCACCACGCAGCAGCAGATAGCCCGCTATGAAAGTGGTGACAATGACGTCAAATCAAGTGTCCTGATCAAGCTCAGCTCCGCGTTAGGCGTAACGATCTCCTATTTGCTTGGTCTTGAAAATACCGTCGCGGCTCAGCCGGCCCCTTCTTTTCCTATTCCTGTTTTCGGCAACATAGCTGCCGGAACACCTCGGGAAGCTCTGCTTCAATCAGATATAGTCCACGACACTGAGGAGAGCTTGTATCGAGCGCACAAGAGCAGCTTCTGGCTTATTACTTCTGGAAATTCGATGAATAAGCTTTTTCCTGATGGTTCGCTCGTATTGATTGATCCTGCACTACCCGTGCAAAATGGAGATGTAGGGGTCGTCTTTGTCAACGGTGAGGATGCGACACTTAAACGCATCTTTTTCGACGATGACGCAATCAGGCTACATCCGGAAAGTTACGATCCGGATTACCGAGACTACGTGATCCGTCAAGACGATCCCGATGCCCCGGAGATACGTGTCATCGGCAAGGTCGTAAGCTATACGGCACCCGCAGATTGGAGGGCGTGA
- a CDS encoding helix-turn-helix domain-containing protein: MKAERARRGLSAKEVAGKIGVHENALLRWESGETDPLGSNLINLSSFYKCSPEYLLAQTEERMGKVICTPNDICDFPTSS; encoded by the coding sequence ATGAAAGCGGAACGTGCCCGAAGAGGGCTCTCAGCAAAAGAGGTAGCTGGGAAGATCGGAGTGCATGAGAATGCTTTGCTGCGGTGGGAATCAGGTGAAACCGATCCGCTTGGATCAAATCTGATAAATCTTTCATCTTTTTATAAATGCTCCCCGGAGTATCTGCTGGCACAGACAGAGGAGCGAATGGGAAAGGTCATCTGCACGCCTAATGACATCTGCGATTTCCCAACGAGCAGCTAA
- a CDS encoding IMPACT family protein, whose translation MEGYLTLRPGLEAAATLVERKSRFIAQLAHVEDELEASRYIARMRTRYPDARHQVSAWVLADGRERAGDDGEPSGTAGIPVLRVLRDAGLRDACCVTSRYFGGTLLGRGGLVRAYGTCAKRAVEAARAAGSIAEMVSVVRIVIKLSHAHRGRVIRLVKIMDGRISQIEYSDEVQLDARFRQTDADRFLRAIAEFGSGCCRVRVDDPRIAEF comes from the coding sequence ATGGAGGGCTATCTGACCCTGAGGCCGGGACTGGAGGCGGCAGCCACCTTGGTCGAGCGCAAAAGCCGCTTCATCGCACAGCTCGCACACGTAGAGGATGAGTTGGAGGCGTCTCGATACATCGCGCGGATGCGAACGCGCTACCCCGATGCGAGACACCAAGTCAGCGCGTGGGTCCTCGCCGATGGTCGCGAGCGGGCCGGTGACGACGGCGAGCCGTCCGGTACGGCTGGGATTCCCGTGCTCAGGGTTCTTCGCGATGCGGGATTGCGTGATGCGTGCTGCGTGACGTCGCGTTATTTCGGCGGAACTCTGCTGGGTCGCGGAGGTCTCGTGCGCGCCTATGGCACCTGTGCGAAGAGAGCCGTCGAGGCGGCACGTGCTGCCGGCTCGATTGCGGAGATGGTCTCGGTCGTGCGCATCGTCATCAAGCTTTCTCACGCGCATCGCGGACGCGTGATCCGCCTTGTCAAGATCATGGACGGTCGCATATCTCAGATTGAGTATTCCGATGAGGTTCAACTCGATGCGAGATTCAGGCAGACGGATGCGGATCGCTTCCTTCGCGCGATCGCGGAGTTCGGCTCGGGCTGCTGTCGTGTCCGCGTGGATGATCCTCGCATCGCCGAATTCTAG
- a CDS encoding C-GCAxxG-C-C family protein — translation MASTDLNAKRETLKARAAAYHERGFNCAQCVVCSFAPEIALDADTAFRLAEGLGLGMGGMSETCGALSGAVMVLGQLVSRGPLDPTTKAATYRLARDAASRFQQLTGSTICGTIKGVGSSSAPLRSCPECIENAIDILTDLISQKHRSDLAI, via the coding sequence ATGGCTTCGACCGATCTCAACGCGAAACGAGAAACTCTGAAGGCGCGAGCCGCAGCATATCATGAGCGAGGGTTCAACTGCGCGCAGTGCGTGGTGTGCTCATTCGCTCCCGAGATCGCGCTCGACGCCGACACCGCCTTCCGCTTGGCGGAGGGACTTGGGCTCGGCATGGGTGGAATGAGCGAGACCTGCGGGGCGCTCTCCGGTGCCGTGATGGTTCTGGGACAGCTTGTCAGCCGGGGTCCTCTCGATCCCACCACGAAGGCTGCCACCTATCGGCTCGCACGCGATGCCGCGAGTCGATTTCAGCAATTGACTGGCTCCACGATCTGCGGAACGATCAAGGGCGTGGGATCGTCATCCGCCCCGCTTCGTTCGTGCCCGGAATGCATCGAGAATGCCATCGACATCCTGACAGATCTCATCTCACAGAAGCATCGCTCTGATCTGGCCATCTGA